The following coding sequences are from one Rutidosis leptorrhynchoides isolate AG116_Rl617_1_P2 chromosome 11, CSIRO_AGI_Rlap_v1, whole genome shotgun sequence window:
- the LOC139876379 gene encoding uncharacterized protein isoform X1: MVQRKVPNKFGIKPHHLKSDTHLLVNLRPSSPQTHEKLTKIMKKSRQIKRSDESRSLPPFKKKKTQVSHNDEPRSTPNYMKSTSCFDARRERSPTKTPTSTKSSKTNGGGLDSGHKGSRTTSSLKMRALTKTPSFKPIRPSKKVILCEDLDAQRATCSSTLKESKFPDYLQLNPGGTQLEGSSAMKICPYTYCSLNGHHAAPVPPLKCFLSAKRQAIKTQKSFKLGCLSPRQTKPVVKTNDIKEMAQEVDVERTRVTKEEEEEEEEEGGCGDLFIEINGSRDFECSDIEWEEGYCSEKSKDDVCDEQIQKTGDKKLHSEFEELYDEKLQGELEELTDEKLHGELEELYVEKLCRKLDELYDEESVSSGAWTEEEEGDSESDSSYQRTKINRKIKDQDLMNYDEFEVSSTDANANANEKMDELQSMDFSTGDENITCSVDYWREETSQESKGIPEKSEDGNEKNRTTIIYNFIQFNISIFVNGEKTENFETYKGFVDDTTMKIKDVSEFMEEQGMSNVDDAAQNLDAFESQEIVPSEQLNANYFVVFKDDNLKELDEEPAISSDKEQTNLTDEVRFETDLKAGSLCQKSDFVDEQPDLATNIRGPTRGGTKRQQEMDDSREFNPRGPNFLPEVEDPDAESVDLKHQDMDERKNAEEWMVDYALQQAVTTLAPVRKKKVALLVEAFEKVMPVPKCDQTRTTKAFTNARPMQACS; the protein is encoded by the coding sequence ATGGTTCAAAGAAAGGTTCCCAACAAGTTTGGTATCAAACCTCATCACCTTAAATCAGATACCCATTTATTGGTGAACCTTAGACCATCTTCCCCACAAACACATGAAAAACTCACCAAGATCATGAAGAAATCCAGACAAATCAAACGATCCGATGAATCACGATCGTTGCCaccatttaaaaagaaaaaaacacaAGTTTCCCATAACGATGAACCACGTTCGACACCAAATTACATGAAGTCCACCAGTTGTTTCGACGCAAGAAGAGAACGATCACCAACCAAGACTCCAACTAGTACAAAAAGCTCGAAAACAAACGGTGGTGGTTTAGATTCGGGACATAAAGGATCAAGAACCACGTCGAGTTTAAAGATGAGGGCTTTAACAAAAACTCCTAGTTTTAAACCTATAAGGCCTTCCAAAAAAGTAATATTATGTGAAGATTTGGATGCCCAAAGAGCAACATGTTCATCAACTCTAAAAGAATCAAAGTTTCCAGATTACCTTCAGCTCAATCCTGGTGGGACCCAGCTAGAAGGATCGTCCGCCATGAAAATATGCCCGTATACTTATTGTTCATTAAACGGTCATCATGCCGCTCCTGTACCACCGTTAAAGTGTTTTTTGTCTGCGAAAAGACAAGCTATTAAGACACAAAAGAGTTTTAAGCTCGGGTGTTTATCACCACGTCAGACAAAACCGGTTGTGAAGACAAACGACATCAAAGAGATGGCACAAGAAGTAGATGTAGAAAGGACACGTGTcaccaaagaagaagaagaagaagaagaagaagaaggaggatgTGGAGATTTATTTATTGAAATTAATGGTAGCCGAGATTTCGAGTGTTCTGATATCGAGTGGGAAGAAGGATATTGTTCCGAAAAATCTAAAGATGATGTTTGTGATGAGCAGATTCAGAAGACGGGTGATAAAAAGTTGCACAGTGAGTTTGAAGAGCTGTACGATGAGAAGTTGCAGGGTGAGCTTGAAGAGTTGACCGATGAGAAATTGCACGGTGAGCTTGAAGAGTTGTACGTTGAAAAGTTGTGCCGTAAGCTTGACGAGTTGTACGATGAAGAAAGTGTGAGTTCGGGAGCTTGGACAGAGGAAGAAGAGGGTGATTCAGAATCTGACAGTTCGTATCAGCGAACGAAGATTAATCGAAAAATTAAAGATCAAGATTTAATGAACTATGATGAATTTGAAGTGTCATCGACAGATGCAAATGCAAATGCAAATGAAAAAATGGATGAACTTCAAAGCATGGATTTTTCTACCGGAGACGAGAATATCACGTGCAGCGTTGATTATTGGCGAGAAGAAACTTCGCAGGAGTCAAAAGGCATCCCGGAGAAATCAGAAGATGGAAATGAGAAGAATCGTACCACGATAATTTACAATTTTATACAATTTAACATTTCTATATTTGTTAATGGAGAAAAAACAGAGAATTTTGAGACATATAAAGGTTTTGTTGATGATACTACGATGAAGATCAAAGATGTCAGTGAATTTATGGAAGAACAAGGCATGAGTAACGTTGATGATGCAGCACAAAATCTTGACGCTTTTGAGAGTCAAGAAATTGTACCCAGCGAGCAGTTAAACGCAAATTACTTTGTGGTTTTCAAAGACGATAATTTAAAAGAACTTGATGAAGAACCCGCAATCAGCTCAGACAAAGAGCAAACAAATCTCACAGATGAAGTAAGATTTGAAACGGATTTAAAGGCAGGTTCTTTATGTCAAAAGAGCGATTTCGTTGATGAGCAGCCGGATCTTGCAACGAACATCAGAGGGCCCACACGAGGAGGCACGAAACGCCAACAGGAGATGGATGATTCACGAGAGTTCAACCCACGAGGACCAAATTTCTTACCAGAAGTTGAAGATCCAGATGCTGAATCGGTGGATTTAAAGCATCAGGATATGGATGAAAGGAAAAACGCAGAGGAATGGATGGTTGACTATGCCTTGCAACAAGCGGTCACAACACTTGCACCAGTACGAAAGAAGAAAGTTGCGTTGCTCGTTGAAGCTTTCGAAAAGGTGATGCCGGTTCCCAAATGTGATCAAACCCGTACTACAAAAGCTTTCACAAATGCAAGACCCATGCAAGCTTGCAGCTGA
- the LOC139876379 gene encoding uncharacterized protein isoform X2, translated as MVQRKVPNKFGIKPHHLKSDTHLLVNLRPSSPQTHEKLTKIMKKSRQIKRSDESRSLPPFKKKKTQVSHNDEPRSTPNYMKSTSCFDARRERSPTKTPTSTKSSKTNGGGLDSGHKGSRTTSSLKMRALTKTPSFKPIRPSKKVILCEDLDAQRATCSSTLKESKFPDYLQLNPGGTQLEGSSAMKICPYTYCSLNGHHAAPVPPLKCFLSAKRQAIKTQKSFKLGCLSPRQTKPVVKTNDIKEMAQEVDVERTRVTKEEEEEEEEEGGCGDLFIEINGSRDFECSDIEWEEGYCSEKSKDDVCDEQIQKTGDKKLHSEFEELYDEKLQGELEELTDEKLHGELEELYVEKLCRKLDELYDEESVSSGAWTEEEEGDSESDSSYQRTKINRKIKDQDLMNYDEFEVSSTDANANANEKMDELQSMDFSTGDENITCSVDYWREETSQESKGIPEKSEDGNEKNRTTIIYNFIQFNISIFVNGEKTENFETYKGFVDDTTMKIKDVSEFMEEQGMSNVDDAAQNLDAFESQEIVPSEQLNANYFVVFKDDNLKELDEEPAISSDKEQTNLTDEVRFETDLKAGSLCQKSDFVDEQPDLATNIRGPTRGGTKRQQEMDDSREFNPRGPNFLPEVEDPDAESVDLKHQDMDERKNAEEWMVDYALQQAVTTLAPVRKKKVALLVEAFEKVGKLQRYDDDGNVIEYGI; from the exons ATGGTTCAAAGAAAGGTTCCCAACAAGTTTGGTATCAAACCTCATCACCTTAAATCAGATACCCATTTATTGGTGAACCTTAGACCATCTTCCCCACAAACACATGAAAAACTCACCAAGATCATGAAGAAATCCAGACAAATCAAACGATCCGATGAATCACGATCGTTGCCaccatttaaaaagaaaaaaacacaAGTTTCCCATAACGATGAACCACGTTCGACACCAAATTACATGAAGTCCACCAGTTGTTTCGACGCAAGAAGAGAACGATCACCAACCAAGACTCCAACTAGTACAAAAAGCTCGAAAACAAACGGTGGTGGTTTAGATTCGGGACATAAAGGATCAAGAACCACGTCGAGTTTAAAGATGAGGGCTTTAACAAAAACTCCTAGTTTTAAACCTATAAGGCCTTCCAAAAAAGTAATATTATGTGAAGATTTGGATGCCCAAAGAGCAACATGTTCATCAACTCTAAAAGAATCAAAGTTTCCAGATTACCTTCAGCTCAATCCTGGTGGGACCCAGCTAGAAGGATCGTCCGCCATGAAAATATGCCCGTATACTTATTGTTCATTAAACGGTCATCATGCCGCTCCTGTACCACCGTTAAAGTGTTTTTTGTCTGCGAAAAGACAAGCTATTAAGACACAAAAGAGTTTTAAGCTCGGGTGTTTATCACCACGTCAGACAAAACCGGTTGTGAAGACAAACGACATCAAAGAGATGGCACAAGAAGTAGATGTAGAAAGGACACGTGTcaccaaagaagaagaagaagaagaagaagaagaaggaggatgTGGAGATTTATTTATTGAAATTAATGGTAGCCGAGATTTCGAGTGTTCTGATATCGAGTGGGAAGAAGGATATTGTTCCGAAAAATCTAAAGATGATGTTTGTGATGAGCAGATTCAGAAGACGGGTGATAAAAAGTTGCACAGTGAGTTTGAAGAGCTGTACGATGAGAAGTTGCAGGGTGAGCTTGAAGAGTTGACCGATGAGAAATTGCACGGTGAGCTTGAAGAGTTGTACGTTGAAAAGTTGTGCCGTAAGCTTGACGAGTTGTACGATGAAGAAAGTGTGAGTTCGGGAGCTTGGACAGAGGAAGAAGAGGGTGATTCAGAATCTGACAGTTCGTATCAGCGAACGAAGATTAATCGAAAAATTAAAGATCAAGATTTAATGAACTATGATGAATTTGAAGTGTCATCGACAGATGCAAATGCAAATGCAAATGAAAAAATGGATGAACTTCAAAGCATGGATTTTTCTACCGGAGACGAGAATATCACGTGCAGCGTTGATTATTGGCGAGAAGAAACTTCGCAGGAGTCAAAAGGCATCCCGGAGAAATCAGAAGATGGAAATGAGAAGAATCGTACCACGATAATTTACAATTTTATACAATTTAACATTTCTATATTTGTTAATGGAGAAAAAACAGAGAATTTTGAGACATATAAAGGTTTTGTTGATGATACTACGATGAAGATCAAAGATGTCAGTGAATTTATGGAAGAACAAGGCATGAGTAACGTTGATGATGCAGCACAAAATCTTGACGCTTTTGAGAGTCAAGAAATTGTACCCAGCGAGCAGTTAAACGCAAATTACTTTGTGGTTTTCAAAGACGATAATTTAAAAGAACTTGATGAAGAACCCGCAATCAGCTCAGACAAAGAGCAAACAAATCTCACAGATGAAGTAAGATTTGAAACGGATTTAAAGGCAGGTTCTTTATGTCAAAAGAGCGATTTCGTTGATGAGCAGCCGGATCTTGCAACGAACATCAGAGGGCCCACACGAGGAGGCACGAAACGCCAACAGGAGATGGATGATTCACGAGAGTTCAACCCACGAGGACCAAATTTCTTACCAGAAGTTGAAGATCCAGATGCTGAATCGGTGGATTTAAAGCATCAGGATATGGATGAAAGGAAAAACGCAGAGGAATGGATGGTTGACTATGCCTTGCAACAAGCGGTCACAACACTTGCACCAGTACGAAAGAAGAAAGTTGCGTTGCTCGTTGAAGCTTTCGAAAAG GTGGGGAAGCTGCAACGATATGATGATGATGGAAATGTTATCGAATATGGGATATGA
- the LOC139876969 gene encoding uncharacterized protein: MERSLTDELYSEILKPKGGPSVPDTTHSGLLDVEDEQWCDEESSSDAGREWQRRKDQFHAIGYRDGIIAGKEASAQEGFNVGFKESVAVGLNLGLVRGVTGALNCLPDELREKIIESQETRDKFHDLYESVNHLSTNDALKLFNDILSNKNVKQGDKLALEEQILNGSVLNDYYRRLESLIMESSAIVVQLKDNKTINVSSTSQDSSLE, from the exons ATGGAGAGAAGTCTTACTGATGAACTTTACTCAGAGATCTTGAAACCGAAAGGTGGACCGTCGGTTCCTGATACCACGCATTCTGGCTTACTAG atGTTGAGGACGAACAGTGGTGTGATGAAGAATCATCGTCTGATGCAGGCAGGGAATGGCAAAGAAGAAAAGACCAATTCCATGCG ATTGGATACCGCGATGGCATAATAGCAGGGAAAGAAGCTTCAGCTCAAGAAGGGTTTAATGTTGGATTTAAGGAATCTGTAGCTGTTGGACTTAATTTGGGTCTCGTTAGAGGTGTTACAGG TGCTCTGAATTGTCTTCCTGATGAATTAAGAGAGAAGATTATTGAATCTCAAGAAACAAGAGACAAGTTCCATGACTTGTATGAATCTGTGAATCATTTATCAACAAACGATGCATTAAAGTTGTTCAATGATATTCTGTCCAATAAAAATGTCAAACAAGGTGATAAGTTAGCTCTTGAAGAACAAATTTTGAATGGCAGTGTTTTAAATGATTACTACAGACGACTTGAGTCTCTCATAATGGAGTCCTCTGCAATTGTGGTCCAATTAAAGGATAATAAAACAATCAATGTCTCATCAACAAGCCAAGATTCGTCTCTTGAATGA